The following coding sequences are from one Myxococcales bacterium window:
- a CDS encoding ammonium transporter, which translates to MLMALALVPSWASPAFAEDAAVKLTADEVNALWTCLAAFLVFFMQAGFAMVEAGMTSARNTANILMKNLMDFSVGSMAFWVLGFGLMFGASGGFAGMNGFFYDPSNVLGEQTMASAKGWSEGFSWAFFLFQTAFAGTAATIVSGAMAERTKFGSYVVFSAVMTAVIYPLFGSWAWGSLYLGSGWLENMGFHDFAGSTVVHSVGGWAALAGAIVLGPRSGRYRGQQVTAMPGHSLPLASLGVFILWLGWFGFNPGSTTSVSNAAFASIAVTTNMAAAAGAFGGMALSWLWFKRPDPTFALNGALAGLVAITAGCDVFSVASALVVGLAAGFLVVVSVVLVDKIRVDDPVGAISVHGVCGAWGTLAVGLFAKGNGLLTSGSANLLMSQIVGVAAAFVWAFGVGYIVFRLLKATLGVRVDREAELTGLDLVEHGVEAYPEFQGVFTNATVDSASDADPTVAATPAMVYPTR; encoded by the coding sequence ATGCTCATGGCGTTGGCGTTGGTGCCATCCTGGGCCTCACCGGCGTTCGCCGAGGATGCCGCAGTCAAGCTCACGGCGGACGAGGTCAACGCGCTTTGGACCTGCCTTGCCGCCTTCCTCGTATTCTTCATGCAGGCTGGCTTTGCCATGGTGGAAGCGGGCATGACGAGTGCCCGCAACACGGCAAACATCCTCATGAAGAACCTCATGGATTTCTCGGTGGGCTCCATGGCGTTCTGGGTCCTGGGTTTCGGGCTCATGTTCGGCGCCTCCGGTGGGTTCGCGGGTATGAACGGGTTCTTCTACGACCCCTCGAACGTGCTCGGAGAGCAAACGATGGCTTCAGCCAAAGGGTGGTCGGAGGGCTTCTCGTGGGCCTTCTTCCTCTTTCAAACGGCGTTTGCGGGCACGGCAGCCACCATCGTTTCGGGCGCCATGGCCGAGCGAACCAAGTTCGGCAGCTATGTCGTGTTTTCCGCGGTGATGACCGCCGTCATCTACCCTCTTTTCGGGTCGTGGGCGTGGGGCAGCTTGTATCTTGGGTCGGGCTGGCTCGAGAACATGGGCTTCCACGACTTCGCCGGCTCCACGGTCGTCCACTCGGTGGGCGGCTGGGCGGCCCTGGCGGGCGCCATCGTCCTGGGGCCACGTTCGGGACGCTACAGGGGCCAGCAGGTGACCGCGATGCCTGGGCACAGCTTGCCCTTGGCGTCGCTGGGCGTCTTCATTCTCTGGCTGGGTTGGTTCGGGTTCAACCCGGGAAGCACCACCTCTGTGAGCAATGCGGCATTTGCGAGCATCGCCGTCACGACGAACATGGCGGCTGCTGCCGGCGCGTTTGGAGGCATGGCGTTGTCGTGGCTCTGGTTCAAGCGGCCCGATCCCACGTTCGCCCTGAACGGCGCCCTTGCGGGACTCGTGGCAATCACCGCGGGGTGTGACGTGTTCTCCGTGGCCTCGGCTCTCGTCGTGGGGCTCGCCGCCGGATTCCTGGTCGTGGTCTCGGTCGTCTTGGTGGACAAGATTCGCGTCGACGACCCCGTGGGGGCCATCTCGGTGCATGGCGTGTGCGGCGCCTGGGGGACCCTGGCGGTGGGTTTGTTTGCCAAGGGTAATGGCCTGCTCACGAGCGGAAGCGCCAACCTCCTCATGTCACAGATCGTCGGCGTGGCTGCAGCCTTCGTGTGGGCCTTCGGGGTGGGTTACATCGTGTTCCGGCTGCTGAAGGCCACGCTGGGCGTCCGGGTGGACCGCGAAGCGGAGTTGACCGGTCTGGATCTCGTGGAGCACGGCGTCGAAGCCTACCCCGAGTTCCAGGGTGTGTTCACGAATGCTACGGTTGACTCGGCTTCCGACGCTGACCCCACCGTGGCGGCGACTCCAGCCATGGTTTATCCGACGAGATGA
- a CDS encoding NAD(P) transhydrogenase subunit alpha, which yields METLITGLTVFVLAVFVGFELITKVPPTLHTPLMSGSNAISGITLAGALLAAGMKEDQLSMWLGFGATVLATVNVVGGFLVTNRMLSMFKRKR from the coding sequence TTGGAAACTCTGATTACCGGCCTTACCGTGTTCGTGTTGGCAGTTTTCGTGGGCTTCGAGCTCATCACGAAGGTGCCGCCGACGCTGCACACCCCCTTGATGTCCGGGTCGAACGCCATCTCGGGCATCACGCTCGCGGGCGCGCTCCTGGCGGCCGGTATGAAGGAAGACCAGCTGTCGATGTGGCTGGGCTTCGGGGCGACCGTGCTGGCCACCGTCAACGTGGTGGGAGGGTTCCTGGTGACGAACCGGATGCTCTCCATGTTCAAGCGAAAGCGCTGA
- the ccsA gene encoding cytochrome c biogenesis protein CcsA produces MATFGTLTLLLAFVVATYGGVASVVGARRSNERLMASGRAATYLLAAVLGLSSVAIVYAFLSQDYSIKYVQHYTDANSPLFYKITAYWGGLDGSILWWVFLLAVFGAIAIHTNRHRHKEILPYAIATLMVIADFFLFLILYHKNPFATFLGEAPTVGNGLNPLLQNAYMITHPPALYVGFVGMSIPFAFAMGALISGHLDDAWIMSVRRWTLIAWFFLSMGLTLGMLWAYEELGWGGFWAGTPSRTQGTSLVHSDGLPALHHDPGATGHDEDLELHPGHPDVPAHHLRHLHDPLGHRAVGPRVRPRHEARLDLPVFHGCRDPHQLRGFDRSFAPLRSRGQLDSILSRESAFLFNNWILLFTAFFVLFATMYPTLSEWLRGERLTVGPPFFNRWMVPIGLALLLLTGIGPLIAWRKASVSNLKYQFTWPTLSALGTLGACFVLKLTDSIAATICFTFCAFTLGTILQEFARGIRIRRKNSGSDPFSALLGMMLRGRRRYGGYVVHVGIVLMFVGFAGTAYQKEEQIEMRPGQEINFGGYALKLLKLRHEEDRQKEMVTGDILVSQRGKEIDRLHPAMWYYTNKNSDRTTEVAIRRSPAEDLYITLGNFDLSEGIGNFEIRVNPLVDWIWVGFMMLAFGTGITLLPERVLAPLAAKVKADVGGATQAATTLLLVAFVGVGGLLIPSRAAAAPEPSHIEAELEWFGKNLMCMCGCRHILGDCGEAECDYAPKEFAIIRGLLEEGKTRDEVIQYFIARYDGQSALAAPLDQGVNRLAWALPYGMGAAGVGALAFVAWRFSHKKAALGPGLAGGEIEPKGSANQRPDLEDKLDEELDKLD; encoded by the coding sequence ATGGCGACATTCGGCACGCTGACTCTGTTGTTGGCTTTCGTCGTCGCGACCTACGGCGGTGTCGCCTCGGTCGTGGGCGCACGGCGCAGCAACGAGCGTTTGATGGCTTCGGGACGGGCCGCCACGTACCTGCTTGCCGCGGTACTCGGCCTCTCCTCGGTGGCGATCGTGTACGCGTTTTTGTCGCAGGACTACTCGATCAAGTACGTCCAGCACTACACAGACGCCAACTCTCCCCTCTTCTACAAGATCACAGCCTATTGGGGGGGACTCGACGGTTCCATCCTCTGGTGGGTCTTCCTCCTCGCCGTGTTCGGCGCCATTGCCATCCACACGAACCGGCACCGGCACAAGGAGATCCTGCCCTACGCCATCGCCACGCTGATGGTCATCGCAGACTTTTTTCTCTTCCTCATCCTCTACCACAAGAACCCCTTCGCCACGTTTTTGGGTGAGGCGCCCACGGTAGGCAACGGGCTCAATCCGCTCCTCCAAAACGCGTACATGATCACCCACCCCCCGGCGCTCTACGTGGGCTTCGTGGGTATGAGCATTCCGTTTGCCTTCGCCATGGGCGCGCTCATCTCCGGGCACCTCGATGACGCCTGGATCATGTCGGTACGCCGCTGGACCCTCATCGCCTGGTTCTTTTTGTCGATGGGCCTCACCCTGGGCATGCTGTGGGCCTACGAGGAGCTTGGCTGGGGCGGTTTTTGGGCTGGGACCCCGTCGAGAACGCAGGGCACTTCCCTGGTTCACAGCGACGGCCTTCCTGCACTCCATCATGATCCAGGAGCGACGGGGCATGATGAAGATCTGGAACTTCACCCTGGTCATCCTGACGTTCCTGCTCACCATCTTCGGCACCTTCATGACCCGCTCGGGCATCGTGCAGTCGGTCCACGCGTTCGGCCAAGACACGAAGCTCGCCTGGATCTTCCTGTTTTTCATGGGTGCCGTGACCCTCATCAGCTTCGGGGTTTTGATCGTTCGTTTGCCCCTCTGCGTTCGCGCGGCCAGCTCGACTCCATCCTTTCGCGTGAAAGCGCCTTCCTCTTCAACAACTGGATCTTGCTGTTCACGGCGTTTTTCGTCTTGTTCGCCACCATGTACCCAACCCTGTCGGAGTGGCTGCGGGGCGAGCGGTTGACCGTGGGCCCGCCCTTCTTCAACCGTTGGATGGTGCCTATTGGTCTGGCGCTGCTCCTGCTGACGGGCATTGGCCCTCTCATCGCTTGGCGCAAAGCCTCGGTGAGCAACCTCAAATACCAGTTCACCTGGCCCACGCTCTCGGCGCTCGGCACCCTGGGCGCCTGCTTCGTCTTGAAGCTGACAGACTCGATCGCGGCCACCATCTGCTTTACGTTCTGTGCGTTCACTCTGGGAACCATCCTGCAAGAGTTCGCGCGAGGCATTCGGATCCGGCGCAAGAACAGCGGCAGCGACCCCTTCTCGGCTCTGCTGGGCATGATGCTGCGAGGGCGCCGTCGTTATGGCGGCTACGTGGTGCACGTGGGCATCGTGCTGATGTTCGTGGGCTTTGCCGGCACCGCGTACCAAAAAGAAGAGCAGATCGAGATGCGCCCCGGTCAGGAGATCAACTTCGGCGGCTACGCGCTCAAGCTACTGAAGCTGCGCCACGAGGAAGACCGCCAAAAGGAGATGGTGACGGGGGACATCCTCGTCTCGCAGCGGGGGAAGGAGATAGATCGCCTTCACCCGGCCATGTGGTACTACACAAACAAAAACAGCGACCGCACGACCGAGGTGGCCATTCGGCGCTCGCCCGCCGAGGATCTCTACATCACGCTCGGGAACTTCGACCTTTCTGAAGGCATCGGCAACTTCGAGATACGCGTGAATCCCCTGGTGGATTGGATCTGGGTGGGGTTCATGATGTTGGCCTTCGGCACGGGCATCACGTTGTTGCCGGAACGCGTGCTTGCGCCGCTCGCGGCCAAGGTGAAGGCCGATGTGGGCGGGGCCACCCAGGCCGCCACGACCCTGCTCCTCGTGGCGTTCGTGGGCGTTGGCGGTCTCCTCATTCCCAGCCGGGCCGCTGCGGCGCCAGAGCCCTCCCATATCGAAGCCGAGCTCGAGTGGTTCGGCAAGAACTTGATGTGCATGTGTGGCTGCCGGCACATCCTGGGCGACTGCGGCGAGGCCGAGTGCGACTACGCCCCGAAAGAGTTCGCCATCATCCGCGGCCTCCTGGAGGAGGGCAAAACGAGGGACGAAGTCATCCAGTACTTCATCGCACGCTACGATGGGCAGTCTGCGTTGGCAGCACCGCTCGACCAGGGGGTGAATCGCCTCGCCTGGGCGTTGCCCTACGGCATGGGCGCGGCGGGCGTGGGAGCCCTGGCGTTCGTGGCCTGGCGGTTCTCACACAAAAAAGCCGCGCTTGGCCCCGGTCTCGCGGGCGGCGAAATTGAGCCCAAAGGCAGCGCCAACCAGCGCCCCGACCTCGAGGACAAGCTCGACGAAGAGCTCGACAAGCTCGACTGA
- a CDS encoding 3'(2'),5'-bisphosphate nucleotidase CysQ, whose amino-acid sequence MSASRLSHELAMAQAAALAAGAAIEAVGPTQQVNKSDGSPVTAADLAANQALIETLRGHFPHDGWLSEESVDGPERLGCERVWVVDPLDGTRDFVARTGEFSVHVALVIDGQAQVAAVLEPSAGRLSWAVAGEGAFMSERRGPTRRLRVSEQNRLAAFRIGTSRFAANAALHSFLADSPPLARTGMGASTKMMALARGELDACVWLSSAEKEWDTCAPALIVTEAGGCVTDADGRAFTYNRPDVRHGRGILASNGLCHGLLRQRAQRAFPGTSA is encoded by the coding sequence GTGAGCGCCTCTCGCCTGTCTCACGAGTTGGCCATGGCGCAGGCCGCGGCCCTGGCAGCCGGGGCCGCCATCGAAGCGGTCGGCCCCACCCAGCAGGTGAACAAGTCCGACGGCTCGCCCGTAACCGCCGCCGATCTGGCCGCAAACCAGGCCCTCATCGAGACCTTGAGGGGCCACTTCCCCCACGATGGCTGGCTGAGTGAGGAATCCGTCGACGGGCCGGAACGACTCGGCTGCGAGCGCGTGTGGGTGGTCGATCCCCTCGACGGCACTCGCGACTTCGTGGCCCGAACGGGAGAGTTTTCGGTGCACGTGGCGTTGGTCATTGACGGGCAGGCTCAGGTGGCCGCCGTGCTCGAACCCTCGGCTGGCCGCCTCTCCTGGGCGGTGGCAGGCGAAGGCGCGTTCATGTCCGAGCGGCGTGGCCCCACGCGCCGCCTACGGGTCTCCGAACAGAACCGCCTGGCAGCGTTCCGTATCGGGACGAGTCGATTCGCGGCGAACGCCGCACTTCACAGCTTTCTCGCGGACTCCCCGCCCCTGGCGCGGACCGGGATGGGGGCCTCCACGAAGATGATGGCGCTCGCACGGGGCGAGCTCGATGCGTGTGTGTGGTTGTCGAGCGCAGAGAAGGAGTGGGACACATGCGCCCCCGCGCTCATCGTGACCGAGGCGGGAGGCTGCGTGACCGACGCGGACGGGCGTGCGTTCACGTACAACAGACCCGACGTGCGCCACGGACGCGGCATCCTCGCCAGCAACGGACTTTGCCACGGCCTGCTCCGGCAGCGCGCTCAGCGGGCCTTTCCGGGGACCTCCGCATGA
- a CDS encoding EVE domain-containing protein, which yields MPKRHWLMKSEPEVFSIDDLAAAKRGTTFWDGVRNYQARNLLRDEIQVEDLVLYYHSNAAPSAIVGTAVVVKPGSPDPTQFDPKSDHHDPASTPQDPRWFGVHIQFASKFSRPVTLDEVKADPLLSEMVLAKRSRLSVQPVTKAEFDAIVKLGSGR from the coding sequence ATGCCGAAGCGTCATTGGTTGATGAAGTCAGAGCCAGAGGTGTTCTCGATCGACGATTTGGCAGCCGCCAAACGAGGCACCACATTCTGGGACGGCGTCAGAAATTACCAGGCTCGCAACCTGCTTCGGGACGAGATCCAGGTGGAAGACCTTGTGCTGTATTACCACTCGAATGCGGCTCCCTCGGCGATCGTGGGGACAGCCGTGGTGGTGAAGCCGGGCAGCCCTGATCCTACCCAGTTCGATCCGAAGTCCGACCACCACGATCCGGCGTCAACCCCGCAAGATCCGCGATGGTTCGGGGTTCACATCCAGTTCGCGAGCAAGTTCTCACGCCCCGTGACCCTCGACGAGGTCAAGGCGGATCCCCTCCTGTCCGAAATGGTCCTCGCGAAGCGGAGTCGGCTTTCGGTTCAACCGGTGACGAAGGCCGAATTCGACGCCATCGTGAAGCTGGGCAGCGGCCGCTGA